One stretch of Podospora bellae-mahoneyi strain CBS 112042 chromosome 2, whole genome shotgun sequence DNA includes these proteins:
- a CDS encoding hypothetical protein (COG:S; EggNog:ENOG503P2PR), whose product MSQLPRYSFAHLAEHAPTSDSSQMAGMTRPSGAGINNYSAYAMMQDNLGGLSTYGNRHVPQQNMMASTLNASDFLKNYRIVKNSQLATAPVSWRDSDFTAPIYTEYRNNAPPSEAETLVSPTGGKLVSDSGYGSQTIRSVGNPSSVYNGDVDNPETHNITQQFSRYGLSQVTTDDRPRRRDARSQRAGSTTSTANNLRCLDCPQLTFKTNSELRKHKARHEKPFKCDMPDCPKATEGFSTNNDLDRHRAGVHRIYKSDAPVYQCVIDSCKDKNKTWPRPDNFRQHLKRVHHKENMDLSNFLYRCVTFGRLDIGGASVASDHAPSEAGTHSTYAGQHASWSGLGHGQPVTSLSHHVPDEPTVIQPQHLMYRSSMSQPDYSALMNASGFHSHQSQTGLDDPRIPIEMDLQGLNIPHGFQQQVEPPVQEQTLEQPGHVSPDILTGAGSGLLPSMDEAGEMHAHPAEVIQIDDDTSPDNIMQEEEEGDDDYDDEFAEQQQQPKNEPVTLTSISPDQMTLDYSRRQSAAMVGDEESEAGEEDNEVSEQQDSSNLEEDASRLQLLAAATPSPEPTTTTTTTTTTTTTTTTATGQSPGGVVSIDLGDVENLKATLEMLRSRGMLDRIVKEFGYQKSDEVVVLNNTTTTPSAPSSVVTEVTKEVKCEIDECNKVFSRPCELKKHQKRHAKPYACTFSNCDKRFGSKNDWKRHENSQHFQLEIWRCTEQVFSAAAAGEGGYECGKVCHRRESLKGHLERDHQFRDGGEIERKLNDYRHGRNFESRFWCGFCVKTVEPLGVGGPAHSERFDHIDCHFMGKGGFEKVDIGSWRSLEMVGEQEVRVGGGGGGTKKRGREEDGGDVVVGGGRSGKRSRGGRGRGEMLWTCCNCGAFWNFETTNQCMDTCSHTQCRNCRTFENEATNEEMSFD is encoded by the exons ATGTCGCAGCTTCCGCGGTACTCTTTCGCCCACCTGGCCGAGCATGCTCCCACCTCTGACTCGTCCCAAATGGCGGGCATGACCAGGCCATCGGGGGCTGGTATCAACAACTACTCAGCATATGCCATGATGCAGGACAATCTGGGCGGCTTGAGTACCTATGGCAACAGACATGTCCCGCAGCAAAACATGATGGCTAGCACGTTGAACGCCAGCGATTTCTTGAAGAATTACCGTATTGTCAAAAACTCTCAACTAGCCACAGCACCAGTCTCATGGAGAGACTCTGATTTCACCGCACCTATTTATACCGAGTATCGAAACAATGCACCCCCGTCTGAAGCAGAAACGCTCGTGAGCCCAACCGGAGGAAAGCTTGTGTCCGATTCGGGTTACGGGAGTCAAACCATTCGGAGCGTGGGCAACCCGTCATCAGTATATAATGGGGACGTCGACAACCCAGAGACGCACAACATCACACAGCAGTTTAGTCGCTATGGTCTAAGCCAAGTCACGACCGACGACAGGCCACGCCGCCGCGATGCTCGAAGTCAACGGGCGGGCTCCACCACTTCGACTGCTAACAACCTCAGATGTCTCGATTGCCCACAGCTCACCTTCAAGACAAACTCGGAGCTCAG GAAGCACAAAGCACGGCACGAGAAGCCGTTCAAATGCGATATGCCAGATTGTCCCAAGGCAACCGAGGGATTCAGTACTAACAACGACCTGGACCGCCACAGGGCGGGCGTCCACAGGATCTACAAGAGTGATGCACCTGTCTATCAATGTGTTATCGACTCGTGCAaggacaagaacaagacGTGGCCGAGGCCAGACAACTTCAGGCAGCATCTGAAGCGAGTACATCACAAGGAGAACATGGACTTGTCCAACTTCTTGTATCGGTGCGTTACCTT TGGCCGCCTGGATATCGGCGGTGCTTCCGTTGCCTCCGATCACGCGCCTTCGGAAGCGGGAACACACTCTACCTATGCTGGTCAACATGCGTCATGGAGCGGACTAGGACATGGCCAGCCCGTGACGAGTCTCTCCCATCATGTACCTGATGAACCTACGGTGATCCAACCACAGCACCTGATGTACCGCTCATCAATGAGCCAGCCGGATTACTCTGCTCTCATGAACGCCTCTGGATTCCACAGCCACCAGAGCCAAACCGGCCTGGATGACCCACGTATCCCCATTGAGATGGATCTCCAAGGACTGAACATTCCACATGGATTCCAGCAGCAGGTTGAGCCCCCGGTTCAGGAGCAAACCTTGGAGCAACCAGGACATGTCTCTCCGGATATTCTGACCGGTGCCGGCAGCGGACTTTTGCCTTCGATGGATGAAGCGGGTGAGATGCACGCCCACCCCGCCGAGGTGATACAGATAGACGATGATACCAGCCCGGACAATATCAtgcaggaagaagaagaaggtgatgatgattatgatgatgaatttgcggagcagcagcagcagcccaaaAATGAACCTGTGACTTTAACTTCCATTTCGCCAGACCAGATGACTCTGGATTATTCCAGAAGACAGTCGGCCGCCatggtgggtgatgaggaatctgaagctggggaggaggacaacGAAGTCTCTGAACAACAGGACTCGTCCAATCTTGAAGAAGACGCCAGCCggctccagcttcttgctgctgcgacGCCATCTCCCGAGcctactactactaccactactactaccaccaccaccactactactactactgcCACCGGGCAATCACCGGGGGGTGTTGTCTCGATAGAtttgggggatgtggagaaCCTCAAGGCGACGTTGGAGATGCTCAGGTCACGGGGGATGCTGGATAGGATTGTGAAGGAGTTTGGGTATCAAAAGTcggatgaggtggtggttcttAACAacacgacgacgacgccgtCTGCGCCGTCGTCTGTTGTTACCGAGGTTACGAAGGAGGTCAAGTGCGAGATTGATGAGTGCAACAAGGTTTTTTCAAGGCCTTGCGAGCTTAA aaaacaccaaaaacGCCACGCGAAACCCTACGCCTGCACATTTTCAAATTGTGACAAGCGTTTTGGGAGCAAGAATGACTGGAAGCGACACGAAAACAGCCAGCACTTTCAGCTGGAGATTTGGCGGTGCACCGAGCAGGTTTTTtctgccgctgctgctggtgaggggggttatGAATGCGGCAAGGTTTGTCATCGCAGGGAGAGCCTAAAGGGGCATCTGGAACGGGATCACCAGTTTCGCGACGGGGGGGAGATTGAACGGAAGCTGAATGATTACCGACATGGGAGGAACTTTGAGAGCAGGTTCTGGTGCGGGTTTTGCGTCAAGACTGTCGAGCCACTCGGGGTCGGGGGGCCGGCGCACAGCGAGAGGTTTGATCATATTGATTGTCATTTtatggggaagggggggtttgagaaggttgatattgggagttggaggagtttggagatggttggggagcaggaggttagggttggtggtggtggtggtgggacgaaaaagagggggagggaggaggacgggggggatgttgttgttgggggtgggagaagtgggaagaggtcgagggggggacgggggaggggggagatgttgTGGACTTGT TGCAACTGCGGTGCATTTTGGAACTTTGAGACGACGAACCAGTGTATGGACACTTGCAGCCATACGCAGTGTAGGAATTGTCGGACGTTTGAGAATGAGGCGACTAATGAGGAGATGAGTTTTGATTAA
- a CDS encoding hypothetical protein (EggNog:ENOG503P9AE) produces the protein MCDYEEFIWSCEHSDFRLKSYCHKARNNPGHACNFVKRLRHCWDQGRPCDACLAKQAAEAHAQMMSGWYGSNQASHWSFAADHPSATVASF, from the exons ATGTGCGACTACGAGGAATTCATTTGGTCCTGTGAGCACTCAGACTTCCGGCTCAAGTCATACTGCCATAAAGCCCGAAACAACCCGGGCCACGCCTGCAACTTTGTAAAGCGGCTACGCCATTGCTGGGACCAAGGCCGTCCATGTGACGCTTGTCTTGCAAAGCAGGCAGCTGAGGCCCACGCCCAGATGATGAGCGGTTGGTACGGGTCGAATCAAG CCAGCCATTGGTCCTTCGCTGCAGACCATCCATCGGCCACGGTTGCCAGTTTCTGA